The following coding sequences lie in one Myxococcus xanthus genomic window:
- a CDS encoding ELWxxDGT repeat protein has protein sequence MPGPFGGPTPTDLTSFRGRLFFSAFDFEAGKGALWRSEGTTASTVPVKHLVDPPGRLTVVDKKLFFTGGFSEEHGAELWVSDGTTAGTRLIKNLRPDSGYTILENFIAVADTLFFFRVVRPAIIASGNVELWRSNGTSAGTVRVKNLGPEEAVNGPLDVASVGNRLFMSLGMPETGTELWVSDGTSAGTRLVKDILPGTGSSFPRNLTAAAGILYFSANDGEHGRELWRSDGTARGTELVEDTRPGPEGSEAQPITVFKKRLYFATFTPGYTATDLRKLDPDPTCHPRSNRVATIPNPYANSPREFFIFVSSFTATDRKLYFTLFYDVGSPAPFDVQLWRTDGTTQGTKLLHQPLIVSPDLRVPTPVPTDDGRVVLYAYDTAHGHELWVSNGQPGGTRLLQDILPGPASSYPQDLLRAGDFIYFTAQDAVHGREIWVLPVPPDRM, from the coding sequence GTGCCTGGCCCATTCGGCGGCCCCACGCCCACGGACCTGACGTCCTTCCGGGGTCGGCTCTTCTTCTCCGCTTTTGACTTCGAGGCAGGCAAGGGCGCCCTGTGGCGCAGCGAAGGAACGACCGCGAGCACCGTGCCGGTGAAGCACCTGGTGGACCCGCCCGGACGGCTGACGGTGGTGGACAAGAAGCTCTTCTTCACGGGGGGCTTCAGCGAGGAGCACGGCGCCGAGCTGTGGGTGAGCGATGGCACGACCGCTGGCACGCGTCTGATCAAGAACCTCCGCCCGGATTCCGGCTACACCATCCTGGAGAACTTCATCGCGGTGGCTGACACCCTCTTCTTCTTCCGGGTGGTCCGCCCGGCCATCATCGCCTCCGGCAACGTGGAGCTCTGGCGCAGCAACGGCACCTCCGCGGGCACGGTGCGCGTGAAGAACCTGGGTCCAGAGGAGGCCGTGAACGGTCCCCTGGACGTGGCGAGCGTGGGCAACCGCCTCTTCATGAGTCTCGGCATGCCTGAGACGGGCACGGAGTTGTGGGTCAGCGACGGCACCTCCGCGGGAACCCGCCTGGTGAAAGACATCCTCCCGGGCACGGGGTCGTCATTTCCGCGGAATCTGACTGCCGCAGCGGGCATTCTCTACTTCTCCGCCAACGACGGCGAGCACGGACGCGAACTGTGGCGCAGTGACGGCACGGCCCGGGGCACGGAGCTCGTCGAGGACACCCGGCCTGGACCCGAGGGTTCGGAGGCGCAGCCCATCACCGTCTTCAAGAAGCGCCTCTACTTCGCGACGTTCACCCCTGGCTACACGGCGACCGACCTCCGCAAGTTGGATCCAGACCCGACTTGCCACCCGCGCTCGAACCGTGTCGCGACCATCCCCAACCCGTACGCGAACTCACCGCGCGAGTTCTTCATCTTCGTGTCCTCGTTCACGGCGACCGATCGAAAGCTCTACTTCACGCTCTTCTACGATGTCGGGAGTCCCGCCCCGTTCGATGTCCAGCTGTGGAGGACGGATGGCACCACGCAGGGCACGAAGCTGCTGCACCAACCGCTCATCGTCTCCCCGGACCTGCGAGTGCCCACGCCCGTTCCCACGGATGACGGCCGAGTCGTCCTCTACGCCTACGACACGGCCCACGGCCACGAGCTATGGGTGAGCAACGGGCAACCAGGAGGCACCCGGTTGCTCCAGGACATCCTCCCCGGGCCCGCATCCTCCTATCCGCAGGACCTGCTCCGCGCGGGCGACTTCATCTACTTCACCGCTCAAGATGCGGTGCACGGGCGGGAGATCTGGGTGCTGCCCGTTCCTCCGGACAGGATGTGA